CATAGTTAAAGTATAAATTATAGTGTTAATAACCAAATCAAATAATATATATCTTTTATTTTAGGATTTTTATCATGACAAAATTAAATCAAGCTCTCGTAAAAGCTCAAACCTTATTGCTCGAAACCATTTTAAGCCCCAATTTAGAAGAAAATTTGCTTTTAGCTTTCGGAAATAATGTTGATCAAAATACAGTTAATAATCTCGTAGAATCATGGCGTAACAATGATTTTAGTCAATTACCCCCTATCAAAATTTTATCCCCCATCGAAATGAAAGGGGCAAGAGGAGCTTACAGTGCCACAAACAATACCATTTATTTATCCTCTTTTTTACTGCAACAAGAATCAATTTCAGCCATAGTGGAAGTGTTGTCGGAAGAATATGGACACTTTATCGATGCTCAAATTAACACCACAGATAGTCAAGGCGACGAAGGGGAAATTTGGAAAAACTTGGTTTTGAATAAATCAATGGATGAACAAAACTTAAAAGCCCTAAAAGCAGAAAATGATTTTGCCACCCTTGAAGTAGATGGTCAAATTTTACAAGTAGAAACAGCAACTTTTACAGTAGGTACTTTTTCTGATCTAAGAAACGCGATCATCTCATCTCAAAGTAATGGAGTTGATGATGTCATCAATCTTTCTGGAAATATTCGTTTAACCAGTCAATTACCTTTTATTAATGAAAATAAAGGATTAACTATTAACGGTAATGGGTTCAACATCAGTGGAGATGCCAATAACAATGGAGTTAATGATGCTGGAGATGTAAATTTGTTTTTCATCAAGAGTGGTAATGTAACCTTTAATAATATAATCCTCACTGGTGGACGGGCGCAAGGTACGGATGGTTCTGGAGGTGGTGCTGGTATGGGCGGAGCATTATTCATCTACAGTGGTACGGTGACATTGAATAACTCCACAGTAACTAATAACAGAGCCATTGGTGGGAATGGTGGATTTGGTGGCGGAGGGGGTGGGATGAGATTAGATGCCATCAGAAATACTGCTAATGATGGTGTTGATGGTGTTTATCGTGGATATGGTGGTGATGGTGGTGATGGTGGTGATGGTGGATATGGTGGTGATGGTGGTGATGGTGGCGATGGTGGATATACTGGATATGGTGGTGATGGTGGTGATGGTGGATTTGGTGGTGATGGTGGTGATGGTGGTGATGGTGGCGATAGTCTTATATATTTTGGTGGTGATGGTGGTGATGGTGGCGATGGTGGATTTGGTGGCGGTGGTGGTGATGGTGGATTTGGTGGCGGTGGTGGTGATGGCGGTGATGGTGGATTTGGTGGCGGTGGTGGTCAATATGGTGGTGGTGATGGTGATGGTGGCGATGGTGGATTTGGTGGCGGTGGTGGTCAATATGGTGGATTTTATGGCGGAGGGGGAGCTGGTTTAGGAGGAGGAATTTTTATTCGTAGTGGGTCTTTGCGAGTTTCTAATACTACTATGAGCAATAACAGTAGTGTGGGCGGTAGTGATATTGAAAATAGAAGTGGAAAAGGTTTAGGGGGAGCGATTTTCGCGATGAAATCTACCACTACTACTAATGGCAATAACCAAGGAATGCCCACTACTCTTCCAGATGTTGTGTTAGAGAATGTTCAATTTTCTGGTAATACTGCTAATGATGATGCTAATTTAGGAGTAATTGAACTAGCTATTTATTCGGGAACTGAATTTGATAACAATGATATTTTTGGCAACAGATTTTCTGGTTATGGAGTTCCGGATGCGGATACTCACCTTTCTTCTGTCACCACGACTTTACCGAATAATTTGCTCAATCTAGTCCTCACTGGTATGGGAAATATTAACGGTACGGGAAATACCTTAAATAACGTGATCATAGGTAATATTGGCAACAATAACCTCAATGGTAGTAATGGTAATGATACTCTTATCGGTGGTATTGGCAATGATTCCATGATTGGTGGTACGGGCAATGATACCTATTATGTAGATGCCACAGGCGATCGAGTTATTGAAAATGTCAGTGAGGGGAATGATACAGTTCGATCGACTATTACCTATACTCTGGGAGCAAATGTGGAAAATCTGGTGTTAGAAGGAGCCACAAATATCAACGGTACAGGAAACACCCTCAATAATAATATTACGGGGAATAAC
This is a stretch of genomic DNA from Geminocystis sp. NIES-3709. It encodes these proteins:
- a CDS encoding calcium-binding protein, whose protein sequence is MTKLNQALVKAQTLLLETILSPNLEENLLLAFGNNVDQNTVNNLVESWRNNDFSQLPPIKILSPIEMKGARGAYSATNNTIYLSSFLLQQESISAIVEVLSEEYGHFIDAQINTTDSQGDEGEIWKNLVLNKSMDEQNLKALKAENDFATLEVDGQILQVETATFTVGTFSDLRNAIISSQSNGVDDVINLSGNIRLTSQLPFINENKGLTINGNGFNISGDANNNGVNDAGDVNLFFIKSGNVTFNNIILTGGRAQGTDGSGGGAGMGGALFIYSGTVTLNNSTVTNNRAIGGNGGFGGGGGGMRLDAIRNTANDGVDGVYRGYGGDGGDGGDGGYGGDGGDGGDGGYTGYGGDGGDGGFGGDGGDGGDGGDSLIYFGGDGGDGGDGGFGGGGGDGGFGGGGGDGGDGGFGGGGGQYGGGDGDGGDGGFGGGGGQYGGFYGGGGAGLGGGIFIRSGSLRVSNTTMSNNSSVGGSDIENRSGKGLGGAIFAMKSTTTTNGNNQGMPTTLPDVVLENVQFSGNTANDDANLGVIELAIYSGTEFDNNDIFGNRFSGYGVPDADTHLSSVTTTLPNNLLNLVLTGMGNINGTGNTLNNVIIGNIGNNNLNGSNGNDTLIGGIGNDSMIGGTGNDTYYVDATGDRVIENVSEGNDTVRSTITYTLGANVENLVLEGATNINGTGNTLNNNITGNNLDNLLNGGTGNDTLNGRGGNDTLTGGIGNDSMIGGTGNDTFYVDATGDRVVENTSEGTDTVRSTITYTLGANVENLVLEGTGNINGTGNTLNNSITGNNLNNIISGGTGNDTLNGRGGNDTLTGGIGNDSMIGGTGNDTFYVDATGDRVAENVNEGTDTVRSTITYTLGANVENLVLEGATNINGTGNTLNNNITGNNLDNLLNGGTGNDTLNGRGGNDTLTGGIGNDSMIGGTGNDTFYVDATGDRVAENTNEGTDRVRSIITYTLEENVENLILEGTANIDGTGNTLNNSLTGNNLNNILNGGEGNDTLVGGNGNDRLNGSTGIDRMQGGLDNDAYSVDNIEDEVIEFFYQGTDIIFSTITYTLPNNVENLSLSDTVNTDINGTGNSLSNRVTGNNRNNILNGGEGNDTLNGSGGNDTLIGGSDSLIGGTGNDSMTGGTGNDSYYVDGTGDRVIENVSEGNDTVRSTIAYTLGANVEYLILGGTGNINGTGNTLRNNITGNNLDNHLTGGEGNDTLSGRGGNDTLTGGLGNDSLIGGTGDDSFRFTSVNEGIDRLSDFNVSDDTILVRRNGFSGGLSLGTLPVNQFRVGSSATTSSQRFIYNSSNGAFFFDIDGNGATAALQIAKLNTGLAMISADISIV